CAATGCGGTGATCCGGCGACAGGTGGCGACCGCGCTTCCCCTGCTGGTGGTCAATATCGTGCTGATCCATGTCCTCGCCTTCTGACCTCACCCCCGATATCGCCGCCGGGTTCGCCCGGCTGACGCTCGGCCATCTGGGCCAGCCATGGCCGTACAAGCTCGACCATGTGATGACCGGGCCGGACGACGTTCGCGCGCCTGCCGAGCTCCACCCGATCTTTCACGGCAGCTTCGACTGGCATAGCTGCGTCCATGGCTGGTGGCAGGTGCTGCGCATCGCCCGCGCGTTTCCCGACCTGCCCGTCGCGGCCGAGATCCGCGCGCGTGCCGACACGATGCTGGTACCCGCCAACGTCGCGGGCGAGCTCGCCTATCTCGCGCGTCCGGCGAGCGGCGGGTTCGAGCGGCCCTATGGCTGGGGATGGCTGCTCGCGCTCCATCATGAGGCGTCGCGCCACGACGCCGGCTGGGGCGCGGCGCTGGAGCCGTTGGCGCGGGCCTTTGCGGCGCGCTTCCACGCCTTCCTGCCCAAGCTCACCTATCCCATTCGTGTCGGTACCCACTTCAACACCGCCTTTGCACTGACGCTCGCGCGCGAATGGGCGCTGGCGTTCGACGGGGCGCTGGTCGAGCGGATCGACGATCGCGCGCGCGGCTGGTTCGGCGGCGATGCCGATTGCCAGGCGTGGGAGCCGGGCGGCGACGAGTTCCTGTCGCCCGCCTTGTCGGTCGCGCTGCTGATGAGCCGGGTGGAGCCCGACTTCGCGCGCTGGTTCGACCGCTTCCTGCCGCGCGCCGCCGATCGCCAGCCGGCGAGCCTGTTCACCCCCGCGCATGTCAGCGACCGCAGCGACGGCAAGATCGCGCATCTCGACGGCCTGAACCTCAGCCGCGCCTGGGCATGGACGGCGATCGCCGATGCGCTGGGCGCGGACCATCCCGCCACCGTTCCCACCCGCGCAGCCGCATCCGGGCATCTGGCGGCGAGCATCGATCACCTGGCCGACGACTATATGGGCACGCACTGGCTCGCCAGCTTCGCGCTGCTGGCGCTCGGCGGCGAGACGCGCACTTAATCCTATCGACTTAGTGGTTCATGCGCGATACGACGCGCT
This is a stretch of genomic DNA from Sphingomonas sp. Y38-1Y. It encodes these proteins:
- a CDS encoding DUF2891 domain-containing protein, with translation MSSPSDLTPDIAAGFARLTLGHLGQPWPYKLDHVMTGPDDVRAPAELHPIFHGSFDWHSCVHGWWQVLRIARAFPDLPVAAEIRARADTMLVPANVAGELAYLARPASGGFERPYGWGWLLALHHEASRHDAGWGAALEPLARAFAARFHAFLPKLTYPIRVGTHFNTAFALTLAREWALAFDGALVERIDDRARGWFGGDADCQAWEPGGDEFLSPALSVALLMSRVEPDFARWFDRFLPRAADRQPASLFTPAHVSDRSDGKIAHLDGLNLSRAWAWTAIADALGADHPATVPTRAAASGHLAASIDHLADDYMGTHWLASFALLALGGETRT